From the genome of Leishmania major strain Friedlin complete genome, chromosome 35:
CCCCTGCCCGGCCTTTTTCCATCATGAGACGCTGCGATAGAGCGTAGCAAACGTGTTGTCTTTCCCATTCACAGCGGCGCCTTGCTCAACGTGATCCACAGTGGTGCGTGTACGCAGCTTAAGTGTGAGTCTTTTGTCCcccgttttcttttgttgcACTTGCTTCTCATATCTGCTTCTTGCGTGAGTTACTCTGTTGCGTTAGGGAAGAGCGGAAGGACATAGCTTCCTTCTCTTTGCGCCCCGCtggcgtttttttttttgcgtttaTTTAGAGGCCTTCCGATGCTTTCGCAGTGCACGTTTGTGATGTCGCGGTGGACATCGCGCCTGCCCCCGTTTGCGCGGCGCGCTGTGCAGGTGGATCAGATGGAGATAGACTCGGCTCTGTCTCAGATGTACTCCTTGTGCCTCAACCCCTCGCTGGTGAGTAAAATGAGCCGGGCCCGAAAGATGACGAAGGGGCACTACTACCGTGATGACCCTGCTTTTCTCATGCTGCAGCTCGTgtttgtcgttgttgtgtCGGTCGcgcagtggctgctgctgggtaTGAAAAGGTCGCTTTTGGGCACCGTGTTTGCCGCCATCACATGGTATGTGCTGAGCGGATTAGGCATGGCTTCTGTATGGCGGGCGGTCGCGGTGATCTAcctctctccatcttcgAAATCCACGCAGAGCGGTGTTTTGACTGAGGCTGCCTCAGCCCTCGGCGTCGACTCTGCCGTGGACTACCTGCACCCCGACCTGGACTGGCGCTACGCCTTTGACGTGCACTGCAACGGCTACTTCACATTCTTCATGTGGACAGAGGTGACTGCGTACTTTCTGGCACCGCTCATGAGCGTGTCATGGGTGAGCAACGCGCTTGTTGCCATTGGAGCCACCACGTATCTGTACAGTGTCTTCCTGGGCTACCTAGAGATCCCGTCATTGTCATGCCAGCAACGTCTACTCTATCCTGTGCTGATTATAGGCGTGCTATTCCTCCTCCTTAGCCTCTCCGATGTTAATGTCGGTCTGACACTGTGGCTGCTGCAATGTGCAGAGTAATAGCAACAACATAAAAGAAAACAgcgtacacgtacacacgaACATGTGCGAAACACGAGAAGGGAGGCAGCGACGATTTTTCTTTgccccccttttccttttctgcGACAtgacccccttccccccaaAGGCTTGGTCTCTTGGATATCAAAGTACGGCACAAGAGTCGCTGAAGTATGCGGCCAAATGCGCATCCCGCAGgttcaaaaaaaaaggaataGGAAGTGCGGGGTGGGGGAATGATGACCTCTTTTCTGCTCTTAGCGAGGTCGATGCGTATGTTCGTGTATGTTAAAGGCAAACGGAGTAGTAGTATCGTGCTTCCTTTCTGCGTCCTCCTGACGATTCAGTGCATGCTGACCTgtccccccttcccccccttctctcggGTCAGCCGTTGCTGGGGCGGTTCTGGCGATTTCGCACGAGGCGTGATGCTGCA
Proteins encoded in this window:
- a CDS encoding conserved hypothetical protein (previous protein_id=AAZ14617.1), whose amino-acid sequence is MLSQCTFVMSRWTSRLPPFARRAVQVDQMEIDSALSQMYSLCLNPSLVSKMSRARKMTKGHYYRDDPAFLMLQLVFVVVVSVAQWLLLGMKRSLLGTVFAAITWYVLSGLGMASVWRAVAVIYLSPSSKSTQSGVLTEAASALGVDSAVDYLHPDLDWRYAFDVHCNGYFTFFMWTEVTAYFLAPLMSVSWVSNALVAIGATTYLYSVFLGYLEIPSLSCQQRLLYPVLIIGVLFLLLSLSDVNVGLTLWLLQCAE